A genomic stretch from Edaphobacter aggregans includes:
- a CDS encoding ADOP family duplicated permease, with amino-acid sequence MAFLRDIRVAIHSLARTPGLAITVILTLSLGIGANAAIFTLVRGVLLKPLVNRDENRLIYIRQSAPGIHEANSAFSVPEIQDLHAGVKTLSALGDFSTMGFTMVGLGEPRSIQGGVVSGTFFDVMGLHPVLGRLIGPQDDGPNAAGVVVLTYRFWATALGKDPSVIGKTVRLGSIGERSAKIIGVLEPCVPYPQDTEIISNIVTSPHHLSATMVTGRIHRMTELFGRLAPGATLDQARAELRTVYSAMKKDHPEAYSKQADYQIQARMFRDEITSGARDVLLVLLAASALVFVIACCNVANLILARTVRREGELAVRMALGASRGALRRMLLAESLVLCGTGALIGVVSAPLMVAVLARYASRFSVRALDLKVDSSLLWVGAALAIVAAVILAFVPRLPSSASSSGLGLSSGTVRITSGTNRRQQIFAVTQIAASFVLLVGASVLISTLIALQRARTGLDTQRVLAIDVPAMYYGKTPQQVVDFYKEAMRRIDALPGVNRTAFGTVVPWREGDPTGPGLQFSADGHIHTPGVEDPRAGWRTISPGYFAALGVPIIAGRDFNALDDQNNSDPVVIISQTLAQRMFPNQDPINRHVFWTDPVLQFSPGTDADKARLMAPHRIIGVAADIDDNHIVPEPTVTVYDPLAGDLIFGGRLFVHTSRDPYALVTPITRLIRSMSDDQPVEHAATLEDVRSEVLTPDRLNSVVFGVFAGVALAIAVVGVAGVLAFSVSARTREFGIRLALGSEPRRILKGVIAEGAVMAALGVLAGAAFGFVAARLAGSYFAEMKMPGALPVVISAFLLMTVAVVASLLPATRAARVDVMEALRSE; translated from the coding sequence ATGGCATTCCTTCGCGATATCAGAGTTGCGATCCATTCATTAGCTCGTACTCCCGGGCTGGCGATCACGGTGATTCTCACGCTGTCGCTTGGCATCGGCGCTAACGCAGCGATCTTCACACTGGTGCGTGGTGTCCTTCTCAAGCCTCTGGTCAACCGTGACGAGAACCGTCTGATCTATATCCGGCAGAGCGCGCCGGGCATTCACGAGGCCAACTCCGCTTTTTCCGTACCCGAGATCCAGGACTTGCACGCAGGTGTCAAAACCTTGAGCGCACTCGGTGACTTCTCCACCATGGGTTTCACCATGGTCGGCCTCGGTGAGCCTCGTTCTATTCAAGGGGGAGTTGTCAGCGGCACGTTTTTCGATGTGATGGGCCTTCATCCAGTCCTCGGGCGTCTCATCGGGCCTCAGGACGATGGCCCAAACGCTGCCGGAGTCGTCGTTCTCACCTATCGTTTCTGGGCTACCGCTCTTGGTAAGGATCCTTCGGTCATCGGCAAGACCGTTCGCCTCGGCAGCATTGGTGAACGGTCAGCGAAAATCATTGGCGTCCTCGAACCCTGCGTCCCATACCCACAGGACACCGAAATCATCTCTAATATCGTCACCAGCCCGCATCATCTCTCTGCGACCATGGTCACTGGCCGCATTCATCGCATGACTGAGCTTTTCGGCCGTCTCGCACCCGGAGCCACTCTCGACCAGGCTCGTGCTGAATTGCGCACCGTCTACTCCGCGATGAAAAAAGACCACCCCGAGGCCTATTCGAAGCAAGCTGACTATCAGATACAAGCTCGCATGTTTCGCGACGAGATTACGTCTGGCGCCAGGGATGTGCTGCTGGTGTTACTCGCAGCCTCGGCGCTGGTGTTCGTCATTGCATGTTGCAACGTCGCCAACCTGATTCTGGCACGGACGGTTCGCCGCGAAGGTGAACTCGCAGTCCGCATGGCGCTCGGGGCGAGCAGAGGCGCGCTGCGCCGCATGCTGTTGGCTGAAAGCCTCGTGCTCTGCGGCACCGGTGCCCTGATCGGTGTGGTAAGTGCCCCGCTGATGGTCGCTGTCCTCGCCCGCTATGCTTCCAGATTTTCCGTCCGCGCCCTCGACTTAAAAGTAGATTCCAGCCTGCTGTGGGTGGGAGCAGCGCTGGCCATCGTCGCAGCGGTGATCCTGGCGTTTGTCCCACGTCTGCCGTCGTCCGCCTCATCGAGTGGGCTGGGTCTTTCCAGCGGGACTGTGCGCATCACCAGCGGCACGAACCGCCGCCAGCAGATCTTCGCGGTGACACAAATCGCCGCTTCGTTCGTGCTGCTGGTCGGCGCAAGTGTGTTGATCTCGACTCTCATCGCCCTGCAAAGAGCACGGACGGGCCTGGACACGCAACGCGTTCTCGCTATCGATGTTCCGGCTATGTACTACGGAAAAACACCGCAGCAGGTTGTTGATTTCTACAAAGAAGCGATGCGTCGCATTGATGCGTTGCCGGGTGTGAATCGGACGGCGTTCGGCACCGTGGTTCCCTGGCGGGAAGGCGATCCAACCGGCCCCGGTCTGCAATTTTCTGCCGACGGTCACATTCATACCCCTGGCGTGGAGGATCCCCGTGCAGGGTGGCGAACTATCTCTCCCGGATATTTTGCAGCGCTTGGTGTTCCCATCATCGCCGGTCGCGATTTCAACGCGCTCGACGATCAGAATAATAGCGACCCGGTCGTTATCATCAGCCAGACTCTTGCACAGCGTATGTTCCCCAATCAGGATCCCATCAATCGGCATGTTTTTTGGACGGATCCCGTATTGCAATTCTCCCCCGGAACGGATGCCGACAAGGCACGCCTGATGGCGCCGCACCGCATCATCGGTGTCGCGGCAGATATTGATGATAATCACATCGTTCCTGAGCCCACAGTCACTGTCTACGACCCCCTTGCGGGAGATTTGATCTTCGGCGGTCGCCTATTTGTCCACACCAGCCGCGATCCGTATGCGCTTGTCACGCCCATCACGCGCCTCATTCGCTCGATGTCCGACGATCAGCCCGTTGAGCACGCGGCCACGCTTGAAGATGTCCGCTCCGAAGTGCTCACGCCGGACCGGTTGAACTCGGTGGTGTTTGGCGTATTTGCTGGTGTGGCGTTGGCCATCGCGGTGGTCGGGGTGGCGGGAGTGCTGGCATTTTCGGTGAGTGCGCGCACCCGCGAATTCGGGATCCGGCTGGCGCTTGGATCGGAGCCTCGGCGGATCCTTAAGGGCGTCATAGCAGAGGGCGCCGTGATGGCCGCATTGGGCGTGCTCGCTGGAGCAGCGTTCGGATTCGTGGCGGCACGTTTAGCGGGTAGCTATTTTGCTGAAATGAAGATGCCGGGCGCCTTGCCCGTGGTCATTTCCGCGTTCCTGCTGATGACGGTTGCGGTTGTGGCATCGCTTCTGCCCGCAACTCGCGCTGCCCGCGTCGACGTAATGGAGGCACTGCGCTCCGAGTAA
- a CDS encoding DUF1254 domain-containing protein: MLHEKRITITNLGLALTLCVASARAQNTPGYNHPIPPQIMTPDNVETRIGTLKFFDGFPDKETTQKAYDNLDFMRGVEAFLNFVPAASVEALRRGNVELGATGSNQVVLLQELLDSAPLFLTGNTDTVYASAFLDLAKEGPIVVEVPPGCGPGTVNDAYFRFVIDMGAPGPDKGKGGKYLIVPNDYKGDIPKGYFVARSPSSVNWLILRGFLVDGKPNSAATQFRSSLKIYPLSIASHPPAMQFIDGSAKAYNTIHANNYVFYEEIATVIAREPVDFIDPELRGLLASIGIRKDKPFAPDARMKAILTDAVAVGNATARAIAFRTRDPEAYYYEKSQWKTAFVGGDYKWLIDGGVGGRNLDARTLFFYQATVNTPAMVLKIPGIGSQYLTTGQDADGDYLDGSKNYRLHIPANVPAKDFWSVVLYDPQTRSELQTSDPFPSKNNKRNHLIANADGSVDLYFGPKAPAGKEANWSQTVPGKGWFTIVRFYGPLEPFFDKTWRPGEIELIQ, encoded by the coding sequence ATGTTGCATGAGAAGAGAATCACGATTACTAACCTTGGCCTTGCGCTCACCCTTTGTGTTGCGTCCGCGCGGGCGCAGAACACACCCGGCTACAATCACCCGATTCCACCGCAGATCATGACGCCGGACAATGTCGAAACACGAATCGGCACACTCAAGTTTTTCGATGGATTTCCCGACAAAGAGACGACCCAAAAGGCTTATGACAATCTGGATTTCATGCGGGGTGTCGAGGCCTTTTTAAACTTCGTTCCAGCGGCGTCCGTCGAGGCGTTGCGCCGAGGAAACGTCGAACTAGGCGCAACCGGCTCGAACCAAGTCGTGCTTTTGCAGGAGTTGCTGGACTCGGCACCTCTATTTCTCACCGGCAATACCGATACTGTCTACGCCTCGGCGTTTCTTGACCTAGCGAAAGAAGGTCCAATCGTAGTGGAGGTCCCACCGGGATGCGGCCCAGGCACAGTCAATGACGCTTACTTCCGTTTCGTCATCGACATGGGAGCTCCAGGACCGGACAAGGGCAAAGGCGGCAAATACCTCATCGTTCCTAACGACTACAAGGGCGACATTCCAAAGGGGTATTTTGTGGCCAGGTCCCCCTCGAGCGTGAATTGGCTCATTCTGCGTGGATTTCTGGTTGACGGGAAACCGAACTCCGCTGCCACGCAGTTCCGCAGCAGCCTAAAGATCTACCCGCTATCGATTGCGAGTCACCCGCCCGCCATGCAGTTTATCGACGGATCGGCGAAGGCGTACAACACCATTCATGCGAACAACTACGTGTTCTACGAAGAGATCGCAACGGTTATCGCGAGGGAGCCGGTTGACTTCATTGATCCGGAGTTGCGCGGACTCCTTGCCAGCATCGGCATCCGCAAAGACAAGCCATTCGCGCCTGACGCGCGGATGAAGGCCATTCTGACCGACGCCGTCGCCGTCGGCAATGCAACCGCACGCGCCATCGCATTTCGGACCCGCGATCCGGAGGCGTACTACTACGAAAAAAGTCAATGGAAGACCGCATTCGTTGGCGGTGATTACAAGTGGTTGATCGATGGTGGCGTTGGCGGACGGAATCTGGATGCACGCACCCTGTTCTTCTATCAGGCCACGGTCAACACGCCTGCGATGGTTCTGAAGATTCCCGGCATCGGGTCACAATATCTCACAACCGGGCAGGATGCGGATGGAGACTACTTAGACGGATCGAAGAACTATCGTCTGCATATCCCAGCGAATGTTCCAGCGAAGGATTTCTGGTCTGTGGTGCTATATGACCCGCAGACGCGCTCCGAGCTTCAGACCTCAGATCCGTTCCCGAGTAAGAACAACAAGCGAAACCATCTCATCGCAAACGCCGATGGCTCGGTTGATCTCTACTTCGGCCCTAAGGCGCCGGCGGGTAAAGAAGCTAATTGGAGCCAGACTGTACCGGGCAAAGGCTGGTTCACGATCGTACGGTTCTATGGCCCGTTGGAACCATTCTTCGACAAAACCTGGAGGCCAGGAGAGATCGAGCTGATTCAGTAG
- a CDS encoding arylsulfatase, with protein MKVFSLASFVVGICFASTLVSCKQAQPTNDSHNGYTLPQPPPQFKGTIGTTYKDSTPDKIAVVNPPKGAPNVLMILIDDAGYGQWGTFGGQVPTPNLDRLAKSGLSYLRFHTTALCSPTRAALLTGRNYHSVGMGVITEMADGYPGYSGQIPKNAAMFPEALRQNGYNTAYIGKNHQIASWETSISGPYDRWPSLQGFEHFYGFIGGETNQWQPPLYRNTTPVEMEIPKGREGHYTLNDSLADEVITYIHNQKSVTPDRPFFVYYAPGATHAPHHVPKEWIDKFKGQFDQGWDKYREETYQRQLKLGVIPPDTKLTPRPAEIPAWDSLTPDRKRVAARLMEAFAAYTAQTDYEVGRVLDALDEMGATKDTLVLWEIGDNGSSMEGTLYGAYNEFASMGGIAEDPAYILKNIDEIGGPSSYNPIPVGWVWAANTPFQWGKQVASHFGGTRNPLVISWPGHIADPGGKRMQFQHVIDMLQPFLRLQGFRSRPK; from the coding sequence ATGAAGGTGTTTAGCCTTGCTTCATTCGTCGTCGGTATCTGTTTCGCAAGTACGCTCGTCTCCTGCAAACAGGCTCAACCGACAAACGATTCCCATAACGGCTACACTCTTCCGCAACCGCCGCCTCAGTTCAAAGGCACCATTGGGACAACGTACAAAGATTCCACGCCGGACAAGATTGCCGTCGTCAATCCGCCGAAGGGTGCTCCCAATGTACTAATGATCCTTATTGACGATGCCGGGTATGGCCAGTGGGGAACTTTTGGTGGTCAAGTTCCGACACCTAATCTCGACAGGTTGGCCAAGTCGGGTCTCAGCTACCTGCGATTCCACACCACCGCGCTCTGCTCGCCCACTCGCGCTGCGCTGTTAACCGGACGCAACTATCATTCCGTTGGCATGGGCGTAATTACGGAAATGGCCGACGGGTACCCTGGCTACTCTGGCCAAATACCCAAGAATGCTGCGATGTTCCCCGAGGCGCTTCGCCAGAACGGCTACAACACTGCCTATATTGGGAAGAACCATCAGATTGCGTCCTGGGAAACCAGCATCTCCGGTCCTTATGATCGTTGGCCGTCGCTGCAAGGGTTTGAGCATTTCTATGGTTTCATCGGTGGCGAGACCAACCAGTGGCAGCCGCCGCTGTACAGGAACACTACTCCCGTTGAGATGGAGATTCCCAAGGGCCGCGAAGGCCACTACACACTCAACGACTCACTCGCCGATGAGGTCATCACCTACATCCACAACCAGAAGTCCGTTACGCCAGACAGGCCTTTTTTTGTCTACTACGCGCCTGGAGCGACGCACGCACCACATCATGTACCGAAGGAATGGATCGACAAGTTCAAAGGGCAATTCGATCAGGGTTGGGACAAGTATCGCGAAGAGACGTATCAGCGCCAACTGAAGCTAGGTGTCATCCCACCCGACACCAAGCTCACACCGCGCCCTGCTGAGATTCCTGCGTGGGATTCACTTACTCCTGACCGTAAACGCGTCGCTGCTCGTCTTATGGAAGCGTTCGCTGCCTACACTGCACAAACGGACTACGAGGTTGGCCGTGTTCTCGACGCGTTGGATGAGATGGGAGCGACCAAAGATACGTTGGTACTTTGGGAGATCGGCGACAACGGATCATCGATGGAAGGCACCCTGTACGGTGCTTACAACGAATTCGCGAGTATGGGCGGAATTGCAGAAGATCCTGCCTACATCCTCAAGAATATCGACGAAATCGGCGGACCCAGCTCCTACAACCCCATTCCCGTAGGCTGGGTCTGGGCCGCCAACACGCCCTTCCAGTGGGGCAAGCAGGTCGCCTCACATTTCGGCGGGACGCGCAACCCTCTAGTCATCTCCTGGCCAGGGCACATCGCCGATCCGGGTGGAAAGCGCATGCAATTCCAGCATGTCATCGACATGCTCCAACCATTCTTGAGGCTGCAGGGATTCCGCAGCCGACCGAAGTGA
- a CDS encoding ArsR/SmtB family transcription factor: MVVDSLNTTFAALSDPTRRAMIERLSRGPASVHGLTEPFALSQQMISKHIAYLVRARIVIKTKRGRESVCTLRPEAIKTVSDWAFSYRRFWEESFDKLEEVVKQMKKEEVRDDRKHG; this comes from the coding sequence ATGGTTGTGGATAGTTTGAATACAACATTCGCGGCTTTGTCTGATCCCACCCGTAGGGCAATGATCGAGCGCCTCTCACGTGGGCCTGCCTCTGTGCATGGATTGACGGAACCGTTTGCACTCTCACAGCAGATGATTTCAAAACATATCGCCTACCTGGTGCGGGCGCGGATTGTGATCAAGACGAAGCGTGGACGAGAGAGTGTGTGCACGCTTAGACCAGAGGCGATTAAGACGGTCAGCGACTGGGCGTTTAGCTATCGCCGGTTCTGGGAAGAGAGTTTCGACAAGCTGGAAGAGGTTGTGAAGCAAATGAAAAAAGAGGAGGTCAGAGATGACAGAAAACACGGTTAA
- a CDS encoding SRPBCC domain-containing protein — protein MTENTVNEIERMVVTRVFDAPRELVWKAWTDPKYIMQWWGPKGFTAPVCKMDFRVGGKLLCCMKAPDGQEGWNAVEYHEIVPYEKIVSSMYFSDSKGNKIDLAELGIEHEAIDGAYDVTIFEDLGNGQTRLTHIGNEPMESAKNSGQLEGWNEILDKVAAVVAGLAQAK, from the coding sequence ATGACAGAAAACACGGTTAACGAAATTGAGCGGATGGTTGTGACACGAGTTTTTGATGCCCCACGCGAGTTGGTTTGGAAGGCGTGGACAGACCCGAAGTACATCATGCAGTGGTGGGGACCGAAGGGCTTTACTGCGCCTGTTTGCAAGATGGATTTTCGCGTGGGAGGAAAACTTCTCTGCTGCATGAAGGCGCCGGATGGGCAGGAGGGCTGGAATGCGGTTGAATACCACGAGATTGTTCCGTACGAAAAGATCGTTTCCTCCATGTACTTTTCCGACTCGAAGGGAAACAAGATTGACCTTGCGGAATTAGGAATAGAACATGAGGCCATCGACGGTGCGTACGACGTGACCATCTTTGAGGATCTCGGGAACGGCCAGACGAGACTCACCCACATTGGAAATGAACCCATGGAGAGCGCAAAGAATAGCGGGCAATTGGAGGGCTGGAACGAGATACTCGATAAAGTTGCCGCAGTTGTTGCGGGGCTAGCGCAGGCGAAATAA
- a CDS encoding DUF1016 N-terminal domain-containing protein, with amino-acid sequence MPSRSKPSTLRATKQDEATFSEVVRLIAASRERAFQAVNTELIDLYWQVGGIISRKIEAAEWGDGVVEGLAAYIAKTQPGLRGFTRANLFRMRQFYEIYQADEKVVPPVRQLPWSHHLNILGQSKRPEEREFYLRLANPRAMEQARA; translated from the coding sequence ATGCCATCGAGATCCAAGCCGTCGACTCTCCGTGCAACGAAACAAGACGAAGCGACGTTTTCCGAGGTCGTCCGGCTGATTGCTGCCTCCCGCGAGAGGGCGTTCCAGGCGGTCAATACCGAGTTGATTGATCTCTACTGGCAGGTCGGCGGAATCATCAGCCGCAAGATTGAGGCGGCAGAATGGGGAGATGGGGTCGTCGAAGGACTCGCCGCCTACATTGCGAAGACGCAGCCCGGCTTACGTGGTTTTACCCGAGCTAACCTGTTCCGCATGAGGCAGTTCTACGAGATCTACCAAGCCGACGAAAAAGTCGTACCACCGGTGCGACAATTGCCGTGGTCGCATCACCTCAACATTCTGGGACAGAGCAAACGTCCGGAAGAACGTGAATTCTATCTACGGCTTGCAAATCCAAGAGCGATGGAGCAGGCACGAGCTTGA